The segment TTTCATTAGTATTTGTGGTTAAGTTGAAAGGCAACTATATGGGCTTAAGTCACAGCTCTACCACTTAACTCGCAGAAAATACTGTATCAGTTTCTACATGGGGATAATCACAGTGCTTGCTTAATAGTGTTATGAACTGCAAATGAAATATATGTAGAGTACTTAATGTACAGTATGAAAGCTGTCATCAAAAACAAAGTTgacaatgagaattataaaaataatattgtagtttttgtttttcttttttaggaagtTATAGAACTAACCAAAGACCTTCTGTCAACTCAACCTTCTGAGACGCTTGCGAGTTCAGACAGTTTTGCTTCTACTCAACCTACTCATTCATGGAAAGTAGGAGACAAGTGTATGGCAATCTGGAGTGAAGATGGACAGTAAGTGTAGAAAAAAACTAACTAtaacatgaaataataaaatacaatggtAAGAAGTTTTTATTCAGTTTTAACTACCCTATTTTAATCTTGACTTCTATTAGGCAGTATGATTTATAGAGCCAATTTGATTCCTGGGTGGTTGCCATTAATAcagtttagttttagttttagatTAAGTTTCGGGGAGAAGAATGGCTGGGATtctagaggaaagaaaaacaggacAATGAATGGGtgttttctgaaataattattttctcaaattgAAAATCGAGTGAATGGTTGGTTTTTCTGAGAATTCTATGAAGAGCATACACTGACATCATTCCTATAAGAAATATGttttcgctgggtgtggtggctcatgcctgtaatctcagcactttgggaggctgaggcgggcagatcgcttgaggtcaggagttggagagcagcctgaccaacatggtgaaaccctatctctactaaaaatagaaaaatcggtcaggtatggtggcgtgtgcctgtaatcccagctacgtgggagaatgaggcatgagaattgtttgaacctgggaggcggaggttgaagtgagccgagattgcactactgcactccagcctgggcaacagtgagactgtcgcaaaaaagagaagaaaagaaacctcTGTTCTCAAAGACATTAAAGCACGTTGAGTAGGTACATGTAAGAGACTTTACCAGCAATATTTTGATTAGGATGTCCTTTTTCGATAGCAGATAACTAACTTCAACCACTCTTTTGTATTCTCTTTGCTAGAACAACCATTTGATTATAGAAGTTTCATTATAGACACATGTAATAATTTTATCACTACAGTATAAGACTTGTAGGCTGAGTACTAAATCTTTACTCACCTGCTTACAGCCATGATATCTTTACAGGTGTTATGAAGCGGAGATTGAGgagatagatgaagaaaatggcaCCGCTGCAATCACCTTTGCTGGTTATGGCAATGCTGAAGTGACTCCACTGTTGAACCTCAAGCCtgtagaagaaggaaggaaggcaaaggaggacaGTGGCAACAAACCCATGTCAAAGTAAGTGACTTTGACTTTTCCATTTTAGGTGCAATCTTCTCCATTTGGATACTTGAAGTAGTCTGCAGAGAGAATCTATGCATAAGAAAGTTATAATACTGTTTTACTGTTGTTCTGAAGATTAGCAACAAAGGGTCAACATTATCTGTGTAAGTGTGCCTAAGTAAAGTGAAGATAATTTTGATTCCCAtttaggcattcagtaaatattaagaAGATAACTATATACAATGAACATCTTCCCAGCATATTTTATAAGCCAGGTACTGGGGCTATACCACAGGAGACCACCTCAGGCCTTGTCCCAACtgagtttatatttagagaagaAAACTCGTCATTAATGAAGTGCTTTAACAATAGAGTGTAAACATTACAAAGGAGCTATAACAGGTACTGTAAGGGAACAAGAGGTACTCAGCCTCCACTTTTATTATTAGGGCAGATTTCTTTGAGAAAATGACATCTAAACTGAGATTTGAAAAGAATAAGAGCCAAGTACAAAGCTACAAGGCGGTATGATGTTGATCTGGGCTTGAATTCTTTGTTATTAATGAGCATTATGACCTTGGAGAAGCTATTtaactctgtttcctcatctgtaagataggGGCAGTACATTATTGGGTTGTGAGGATTCAAGTGATGTGTTAGTAAAGCTTATAATAGTTCTTTACATGTAGTAGGAGCttagtcaattttttttaaagggagtgAGCACATAAAAGTAACAAATCCCTGTGGTAAAAACTTGGGGCTTGGAAGGTGGGTGGTCTGAGAAGATTAGAGAGGTAAAGTCCAGAATATAAAGAGCTTGTAAGCCACTGATAACATTTTAAGTAGAGGGGATATGATGTGATCACATTTGAGCTTTAGAATGATCACTGTCAGTAGGGAGAGGCAACTACTGCTGTGATCCAGGTATAAGATGatggcctgaacccagggagTAGCAATGGGAATGGGGAACTATGCTGTTTTGAAAAGTAAGAGGCAGAATTAACAATATTTTGGTGAACTTCTGCATATTTGCCACAACTTAGTCTTTTGATTTGTCAAAGAGTTTTCGAAATTTAAGTTGctacatatttatatttgaatatgcaaaaattatatattaatgtaagcatcccaataaaataaaattctagaacaatgtattttttttttatgtctttgtcATCTGTGTAAAAAGCCATAGCTTCATGGTGGTAATATGGTACCAGGGAGTCTAGATATTGCCCCTCTTAAAGatctttttttcatccttttggtGAGAAGTCAGTGTTAACTGATGAGAAATTATTGGGGGTTTTAGGCTCTGATCCTATTTAGAATCTTATTTAGAATGTTTTTGAAACCCgcaggtgttttgttttggtgaGAATTGTTAGCTATGATTTCTGTTTGTGCTGCTGCATTCTTCCAATGtaggtaaaatattttatctgcattGAATCTCTTCATACATTTTTTCTAAATGCTGCACTTGTTAACTATGTCTATTTGGAAGTAGATGAAGGCTTAGATACCCATTAATACTGAAACTCAACTTATTCCTAAAACAACTGGCAACAGCTatacaaaagtaaaatagaaagtcatagttgaggctgggcacagtggctcatgcctgtaatcccaacactttgggaggccaaggcaggcatatcacttgaggccaggagttcaagaccattctggccaacatggcgaaaccccatctctactaaaaatacaaaagttagctaggcacagtggcacgtgcttgtagtcccagctactcaggagggtgaggcataagaatctcttgaacccaggaggtggaggttgcagtgagccaagattgtgccactgtactccaactccagtctgggcgacagaacaagactttgttgcaaaaaaaaaaaaaaagtctaaatattTACCCTATATGGGTAAATAGATTACAGTTATGTTTAAAAGCTTCGAaggatgctattttttaaaaaaacatttcttaGTAATTCTGGGTGATTGGTACTGATTTTAATGAGTTAGTACTTTTTATTCATAGACCATTGTAtatgtttggttgtttttttttttttttttgcactgccGGTGTCTTCAAGGAAGTCATTCTTGTATAGTAAGTCTTAACAGTtgacatttaactttttttcatgCAGAAAAGAAATGATTGCCCAGCAGCGtgaatataaaaagaagaaagctttgaAAAAAGCTCAGAGAATAAAAGAACTTGAGCAGGAAAGAGAGGACCAGAAAGTGAAATGGCAGCAATTCAACAACAGAGCctattctaaaaacaaaaaaggccaggtTGGTAGATCTTTTTATGACACTTTGTAAATTTGAGAAATGCAACTGtcattaaaataactttaaaatgaaaagagatgTAGTTTTTTTGTAAAGTATGATTAACTCAGATTTAGTATTCAGAATCCTTGTTGATGCTCAATTTAACTTATCGAAAAATATTAGCCATTGTCTctgcaataaaaatattacaaatgagAGAATTTATATCAGGAATTATAAAAGGTCTATGTTCTTTTCCTTCTATAaactaatatttgaaaaaatagttGCTACTTAGAGGCAGTGTGCTTAACTCTACCTGCTTTGTTAACATGCCTTCATGCTGGGCATCACcagtagattttatttaaaagtgcATTCAGTTTCCCTTGATACACTTAGAAAGAGAAACGTGTGTTGGGTAGAAAATAACTGTAGCATTCATATAGGAAGTTGAGAATGAGGATAACCTGACTTTCACCCATGTATTACTCTTCACTGCCATCAAGGTGGCCCTTCCATTGATGGACATGGCTTCTGGAAAGAAGCACTTCCTTTTCATAAAGATGTTTATTTTGTGACAAAGGCCAAGGGACTTCACAATTTAGCTATCATAGCAGGCCCTGCAGTAAACTGCAATACAGCTAGAGCTTTAATTATGCTAAAATGGCTACTCACAGCTGAAGTTAGGATTTGAGTTTACAAAACTAAAATTTTGAGGTATCAGAAGGCAAGTGTTATGAGTATTAGTAAATGTAGTGATATTTTCCACAACTTAGAGTAAATGGCTTCCAGCATGGGACCTCTTCTGTACCCATTTTTTAACACTAAACAAAGgcaatatgtttttcttcttttaaacattgaaaccagaatatattttaacattacttaaaatttgaaattttttattttttccaacacTAATCaggaatgatttgttttctttcccttagGTAAAGAGGAGTATTTTTGCTTCACCTGAGAGTGTGACTGGCAAAGTTGGAGTAGGAACTTGTGGAATTGCTGATAAACCTATGACACAATATCAAGATACCTCTAAATACAATGTCAGGCATTTGATGCCTCAATAATCAGAAAAACTGTTGGATTTCATCTCTGCAGGGCTTTACATTTACCTTTTTATCCTTATATTTTTCTAAAGGTAAATTATTTGTTAGGTGAGTAAGCAAGATACCATTGTCGTCATTGGTTGACTTCAGTAGAATGAAACGTGAAGAAATTGCATTTGATAACTGCTATTCGTTTAACTTTTCTCATTATCAGTACCACGGTTCCCTCAAAGTTTGTTGAATAAAGCAACTTTTGTAGATGCTGTTTCATACAGCACTTAGATGAATTATTGATCTTCCTAATATCAGGCGCCTACTTAACCTATGGTATGTACTTTTTGTAAGTTGTAACTTGAAATTTGCAGATGCTTTGAACTTGACACATACTCTAGCAATTCATTGGAACACCAAGGCAAAAACACCAACCTGCTAAGagatctttccatttttattttcaactttaaaaCTTAGCTGTCGTTCAGTTAAGCTTAAAGATAGGTTAATTTGTAAATGGCAAAGTTTGTTTTGAGGTTTTTCATCTTGTTTCCCAGGCCTATTAGGCCATCTCTGAAATTGATctagctgttttatttttatgtactctTAGTTTTATGTAAGAAACCTTAGGATGAGCTCCCTTTTCTAAGGTGTctttgttttttgtatgtttggttttttcctggtttttgtttttttccatttacgGCAGTGGTACCATGTTTTGgatgtgtaatgtttatatggGAGAACAAAAAGCTGATGTATAGCCCTGTATACAGTGTAGATACTATTTTTGTAAAAACACAAGGCTAAATTAATGAACAAGAATACTGAATATTTCATCATTAAAAATTTCTTGTATTTCTTGTGCATTAATCTGACCATAATTTCCCTGTATATTATGTTCATTTAGCTGtttgtaatttttgttaattAGATCAAGTTGTCTGCATTTGTTGGTGTAAGTGAACATCACAGTTATCCTGAGTTGAGTTTAAGCCAAATACATGCATAGAAAAGGGTCTTCCTATTAATGGAAGAAGGTAATTTTTAGGATGtgtattatttcagttttgtatgtttaacttttattaaataaagtgtttttaaaatctcCAGGGTGTGTTAACAAAAGGTAAAGTCTTTAGCTGTCAGCACTTCAGAGTGATTAAaactccggccgggcgcggtggctcacgcctgtaattccagcactttgggaggccaaggcgagcagatcacaaggtcaggagatcgagaccatcctggctaacacggtgaaaccccgtctctagtaaaaacaaaaaattagccgggcgtggtggcgggcgcctgtagtcccagcaactcgggaggctgaggcaggagaatggcgtgaacccgggaggcagagcttgcagtgagccgagatcgcgccactgcactccagcctgggcgacagagcaagactccgtctcaaaaaaaaaaaaaaaaaccctctaagTACTCGCACACAGCATTCATAGAAGAGAATATTGAGTGTGTGAGAGGTTTCAGTAAATCCTTAAGTATTCCTTCCATTAGAAGAAATTGGATCTTAAAGGGCAAACCAGGCATGTGTTTATAGGATGTCCTCATTTTAATGGGTGTTTGTAGATTTTTGGTGGAAGgggaaaataagtttttatttcatgaatttcaattttttttttataaattgaaactTAGGACAGTGGTAGGTAGAATTCTTCATCTCTCTCTTCCACACCCACCCCTTTCAACCCAGGAGGGTCACTGTTTTTCTTCATATAATTCGTGGCCACAGGGTAGGACACAAAGGACAGAAAGGCACAAACTGCAGTAGAAAAAGGTTTGTTGAAGCCtgtaaacttctaaataaaatatacctCGTTATTGTAACATCTTAAGAGCTTATCAATAATCAAGAGTAGCCTTGATGGATTGCAAGAGAATCCTTTGAATTAAAAAGCACTGGGAAGAAATTTGGTGTCATTGTGTGACCCCAGGAAATGGTTGTTGAGATTACCTTGGTGGTGTTAGAATAGTAATTCACCTGATGTTTTTGTAGGCAGTCTTGTCCCTCTTTTGACCCTGGGGGCCTTAGTTTTCCCAGTGGACTTTGCagtaggagagagaaaaagaaaagtgaccttattaaaaaaaataacaagttttgaaaaTAGACCTTTAGAATGAAATCAGCAACCTTTGTGTCAGAGATCTAGATGTGGCCGTTTGGAAAATCTTAGTGTCAGGATGATGTTTGTGTCTCTGAACTAAGAGGCAGGACTCTTAGGGAGACTACTTGTCACAGTGTGATACTGAATTTGAGAAGATGCTCAGTGAGAAGCATGATACCCACAGTATTTTACAGTTGAAGGTGGTTAAGCTCTCTATattctgaaacaaaataaaaaccttgaCCTTAAAAAGCTTTGTTAGAAAATTTAATGTAGAGTTTTCCCCATTAAGAAAGGAGACGAAGCTTTGAAACTGACAGACTGAAATGTTAAGTACTGAGTTATGGGCCTCTAAGTAGAAATGGTTGCGTGTAACTTACCAAAGCTTGACATTTGACTGTTGTTACCATTTCAAGGAAAGAACAGTCCTAACCTCccgaaaataaacaaaatgttcagTTTTAGTAGTAATCACAGTTTACAAGTGCTATTTTAATTAACATGTAGGGAGGCCACAGAGCATACTGGAAAACAGCAAGGACTCTAGAACCAGACTAGTGTTTATTACCATTTATTACCTGTGTATTCCTGATTCATTTTTCTCAGCTGTCGAATGGAAAAATCTGTTTCAGTTTTAAGGATTGAATTCAAATGTGTAAATAGCTTAAGAGTATCTGGCATAAGCACTATAGAAGTGTCTGCTATTACTCTGCAGAGTGGCAGTGGTGAATTATCTGATATTTTTTCCTTAACTTGAATAGCAATCCACATTACAATGGATAACAATACCCATTGTTTATGATTTGAGGCATCCAATTATAACTGTATTATTGAAGTGTTACCAAATTACCAAGGTTGTAGGGTATATTTAGTATTCCTAGTTAAAGGTTTGAACTAATTTGTATAGTAGGGCATGTTAATGGGAAGGGGGTGAAGGTTATAATAAAAGTCACCCCTAATGCTTGTTTAAAATTAAAGAGGAGTTTATGGGTCTGGGACCAACCTTAGACTTATCCAGGCCAAGGTATGTTGTTTGACGAACACCGCAGGTGATCCTGTTGTGCATCCCCGTCTAAGAACTGTTTCGTTAACTATAAAAGTTTGacttttgaaatgaagaaaaattacctTTTAGCCTAATCATGAAGACTAGGCGTCAAACCAAAACAAGATGATTTAGTTATTGTagcaacacattttttaaaaaaaattgcttgttGTCACAATGAAGGGTGTGTATCTGTTTCCAGTATGCAATTCTAATGCCGAATGTCTGCCTTAAAAATAGCAAAGGAGACCATCAGGTTAACATAAAGGAAAATTGTAGTTTTGTGACTCATGTGTCTgtagattttaattttataattacaatttttataagataaaaacTACCAGTTGTAAATTCAaccaaaaaaaatatttaaagctttGATTTAGCTTTTTGCTTTAACTTGGGTAGTAATTgaaatataaaggaagaaaatctaTTAAAACCAATGAggttttatatttgttaaaatcTTGATTCAATAAATATCAGCTGAATTAAGTATGGTACTACGAAGCAATCAATTAGTATAAAtggcaatttacaaattcaacaGTAAGTGTAAACATTCTTTGTATCTAGGATTTTTGAGTTGCAAGTTAAACTGAATTTttactgcagtggagaggaggagcATAGCAGGCAAAATAACAggtaatactgtattttaaacaaacagaaaaacccaaGTAATTGGC is part of the Symphalangus syndactylus isolate Jambi chromosome 2, NHGRI_mSymSyn1-v2.1_pri, whole genome shotgun sequence genome and harbors:
- the SMNDC1 gene encoding survival of motor neuron-related-splicing factor 30 isoform X1, with protein sequence MSEDLAKQLASYKAQLQQVEAALSGNGENEDLLKLKKDLQEVIELTKDLLSTQPSETLASSDSFASTQPTHSWKVGDKCMAIWSEDGQCYEAEIEEIDEENGTAAITFAGYGNAEVTPLLNLKPVEEGRKAKEDSGNKPMSKKEMIAQQREYKKKKALKKAQRIKELEQEREDQKVKWQQFNNRAYSKNKKGQVKRSIFASPESVTGKVGVGTCGIADKPMTQYQDTSKYNVRHLMPQ
- the SMNDC1 gene encoding survival of motor neuron-related-splicing factor 30 isoform X2, yielding MEVIELTKDLLSTQPSETLASSDSFASTQPTHSWKVGDKCMAIWSEDGQCYEAEIEEIDEENGTAAITFAGYGNAEVTPLLNLKPVEEGRKAKEDSGNKPMSKKEMIAQQREYKKKKALKKAQRIKELEQEREDQKVKWQQFNNRAYSKNKKGQVKRSIFASPESVTGKVGVGTCGIADKPMTQYQDTSKYNVRHLMPQ